In Desulfatiglans anilini DSM 4660, the following are encoded in one genomic region:
- a CDS encoding 4Fe-4S dicluster-binding protein, whose amino-acid sequence MVESERDLRCGDLEVGCVVREPGNARFYRTGDWRSFRPVVDRAKCIGCGVCYLFCPDMAIRRREDGTFEADLYYCKGCGICAAECFTGCIQMVPEEE is encoded by the coding sequence ATGGTTGAATCGGAGAGGGATCTTCGCTGCGGGGATCTGGAAGTGGGGTGCGTCGTGCGCGAGCCGGGCAACGCGCGCTTCTACAGGACGGGGGACTGGCGCTCCTTCCGGCCGGTGGTGGACCGGGCGAAGTGCATCGGCTGCGGCGTTTGTTACCTATTCTGTCCGGACATGGCGATCCGCAGGCGGGAGGACGGGACATTCGAGGCCGACCTCTATTACTGCAAGGGGTGCGGGATCTGCGCCGCGGAATGTTTCACCGGGTGTATCCAGATGGTCCCGGAGGAGGAATGA
- a CDS encoding 2-oxoacid:acceptor oxidoreductase family protein — NTTMLGALLKADEIFPPAELTEALRARFGRVSEKNIQALMRAYEETQVLPSAFSRKEARHG; from the coding sequence CCAACACCACCATGCTGGGGGCTTTGTTGAAGGCCGATGAGATCTTTCCGCCGGCGGAGCTGACCGAAGCCCTCAGGGCGCGCTTCGGCCGGGTGTCGGAGAAAAACATCCAGGCCCTGATGCGCGCCTACGAGGAAACGCAGGTGCTGCCATCGGCCTTTTCTCGGAAGGAGGCCCGCCATGGTTGA